GGTATATTTTATTTAAATACTGGAGAATACTTTTTTAGCTTTTTGTTTTTCTGCTATATTGGTTTTGCAACATATGGATTTTTGACATGGAAAAAAGATCTTACATGAAAAAAATTATTTTTACTGGCCCAGAATGTTCTGGTAAAACTCAATTAAGCAAACAAATCGCAAAACACTTCGGCCTTATTTGGGTAAAAGAATATGCAAGACAGTACCTAAATAATTTAGGCAGATTATATAATTACTCAGACTTGAAAAAAATTGCTCAAGGCCAATTAAATTTGGAAAAACAATACTCAAATAATGATTTTTTAATTTGTGACACTAACTTACAAGTAATTAAATTATGGAGTATTATTAAATTTTCTAAATGCGATCCTTTTATTTTAAATAATCAAGACCATCAAGCTCTATATGTTTTATGTAAACCAGATTTTGAATGGGTATTTGACCCATTAAGAGAAGATCCAAAAAAAAGAGATCAAATATTTAATTACTATAAAAAAGAATTGAAAGAAAATGGAATGGATTTTATAACCGTTGAAGGAAGCAATAATAAAAGATTTGAGCTTTTAAAGAAAAAAATAAGCAACATGTTAATAAAGTAAGCTTGAATATTGATAATTTCTAATTATATTTATTATGCCTCTTAATAATACTATTAATAAAATGAAAAACTTTACAATTATTCTTATACTATCTTGTTTTATAAATATTCAAGCAAAAGAAAATAATTCATACACAAATACTAACAATGATGCTCATAAACGAATGCTAGGGGGAGGATGCTTAGACCCTTCATCTGAAGCCGAATTAAATATTGGAAATGTGAGAGCTAATATTTTAGGTGGTGGTGATATGTGGTGGAACCTAAGTGAAGCAAGATATGAAATCCCCAAAGATGAGGGAGTTCACTCATTATTTGCAGGATCTTTATGGATTGGTGGTATGGACAATCAAAATAATTTAAAAATTGCTGCCATGACATATCGTCAAACCGGAAGTGATTTTTATCCCGGTCCTTTAAATGCCGATACTGAAAGTACAGAATATGGATCAATTACGTTTGATGACTGTAACAACTACAATCAACATTGGGTAATTTCTAAAAATGAAGTAGAAGCATATGTAACTTATATGGATTGTGTCAATGATGTTAATTGTGATGCAAACATTTCTTTCCCTGATTATACTACGCCTGATGTTATTACAAATTGGCCAGCTAGTCATTTTTCCTTTGACGGAACAAGTGAATACTTAGCTCCATTCATTGATGTTGATGGAGATGGAGAGTATAACAATTCTGACTATCCTGGATATGATTTAGATGCGGTTGGAAATTGCGCTGAAGAAGATTATTTGTTTGGCGATCAAAGTATTTGGTGGGTATTTAATGATGCAGGAAATTTTCACGGCGAAACTGGTGGAACACCGATTGGATTAGAAATACAAGCCCAAGCTTTCGCATATAAAACTAATGACGCATTATCTGATATGACTTTTTATAATTATAAAATAATTAACCGTTCAAATGAAACACTGAATGACACATATTTTGGCCAATGGGTTGACCCAGATATAGGTAATTATGAAGACGATTATGTCGGATGCGATGTTAATTTAGGACTTGGATATTGTTATAATGGAGATGATGATGATGATGGATTACAAGGAAGTGCTGGTTATGGCATAAACCCTCCTGCAATTGGAGTAGACTTTTTCAAAGGACCACTCGCAGATGCAAAGGATGGAATAGATAATGACCGCGATGGAGAAATTGATGAACTAGGAGAACAAATAATTATGTCAAAATTTGTTTATTATAACAATGCTGCTTGGGATACTGATGGGAACGACTGGAATAATGATCCCGCTTTAGACATGGACTATTATAATTATCTGAGAGGAGTATGGACCAATGGTCAACCAATGACATATGGCGGAAATGGAGGAGACACAAATAACCCTGAATGTGATTTTATGTTCCCTGGCGACACCGATCCCAATTTTGATACAGATTGGGATGAAACAACTGCAGGCAACATGCCATCTGATAGAAGATTTTTACAATCTGCAGGGCCTTTTACTTTAGATCCAGGAGCCGTAAATTATATCACGGTTGGAGTTGTATGGGCAAGAGGGGAAAGCGGACCTTTATCATCTGTAGAAGCAATGAAAGAAGCAGATATAATGGCTCAAGATTTATTTGATAATTGCTTTGATATTAATTACTTTATTTATGGCTGCACATGTGAATTTGCAACA
This sequence is a window from Flavobacteriales bacterium TMED191. Protein-coding genes within it:
- a CDS encoding T9SS C-terminal target domain-containing protein, with product MKNFTIILILSCFINIQAKENNSYTNTNNDAHKRMLGGGCLDPSSEAELNIGNVRANILGGGDMWWNLSEARYEIPKDEGVHSLFAGSLWIGGMDNQNNLKIAAMTYRQTGSDFYPGPLNADTESTEYGSITFDDCNNYNQHWVISKNEVEAYVTYMDCVNDVNCDANISFPDYTTPDVITNWPASHFSFDGTSEYLAPFIDVDGDGEYNNSDYPGYDLDAVGNCAEEDYLFGDQSIWWVFNDAGNFHGETGGTPIGLEIQAQAFAYKTNDALSDMTFYNYKIINRSNETLNDTYFGQWVDPDIGNYEDDYVGCDVNLGLGYCYNGDDDDDGLQGSAGYGINPPAIGVDFFKGPLADAKDGIDNDRDGEIDELGEQIIMSKFVYYNNAAWDTDGNDWNNDPALDMDYYNYLRGVWTNGQPMTYGGNGGDTNNPECDFMFPGDTDPNFDTDWDETTAGNMPSDRRFLQSAGPFTLDPGAVNYITVGVVWARGESGPLSSVEAMKEADIMAQDLFDNCFDINYFIYGCTCEFATNFNSNANADDGSCNYPDDLYIDCDGDCILGDTDGDSYCDGIDNCPEDSNFSQSDSDGDGVGNSCDNCLTVYNPDQQDSDGDGEGDECDLTPISLNEENIFINIYPNPAINYLQIHSNSIIEQISILDIKGTIILDQYNDKEINTSDWGAGNYIVKIKTKNKIFQENIIIQ
- a CDS encoding ATPase — its product is MEKRSYMKKIIFTGPECSGKTQLSKQIAKHFGLIWVKEYARQYLNNLGRLYNYSDLKKIAQGQLNLEKQYSNNDFLICDTNLQVIKLWSIIKFSKCDPFILNNQDHQALYVLCKPDFEWVFDPLREDPKKRDQIFNYYKKELKENGMDFITVEGSNNKRFELLKKKISNMLIK